The Acanthopagrus latus isolate v.2019 chromosome 13, fAcaLat1.1, whole genome shotgun sequence genome contains a region encoding:
- the LOC119031020 gene encoding protein phosphatase 1D-like isoform X2 encodes MDESVVFRMSAFSEQGGRKYMEDVVEIRIEYEPTPSPVEDYPKSQRHGGEGKAEGEPDKRTENETPDHDVPAETGPVSAMWVESLSNEDSGNNSAPASEGKVAEPTVDTRRSVAFFAVFDGHGGREAAHFARENLWELLKRQRGFWSKDHSEVCAALRKGFIACHHAMWKELPEWPKTITGLPSTSGTTASVIVIRGVHMYVAHVGDSAVVVGVKENDSDITLQALEVTQDHKPELPKEKERIERLGGSVMKKSGVNRVVWKRPRLTHNGPVRRSTVIDQIPFLAVARSLGDLWSYDFYSGEFVVSPEPDTTVMTLDPKRHRYIILGSDGLWNMMPPKNAVNMCYSHDKMVGPKGMSCARRLGCTALLFWKERMLRADNTTVIVLALQERGGPPIPMHRDEIVVDMSTGIDHVPYPGTTYNTCEVPKAEHEDDMFYEEDEIFGEEHEGWPCLEW; translated from the exons ATGGACGAGTCCGTGGTGTTTCGTATGAGTGCATTCTCCGAGCAAGGAGGGAGGAAATACATGGAGGATGTTGTCGAGATAAGAATCGAGTACGAACCGACGCCGTCGCCAGTCGAAGATTATCCAAAGTCGCAGAGGCATGGGGGAGAGGGGAAAGCCGAGGGCGAACCCGACAAACGGACTGAAAATGAGACACCGGACCACGACGTTCCCGCCGAGACCGGACCGGTCTCTGCTATGTGGGTAGAGAGCCTGTCGAATGAGGACAGCGGCAACAACAGTGCGCCGGCATCCGAGGGAAAAGTCGCGGAGCCTACAGTCGACACCCGGAGGTCTGTGGCGTTTTTCGCCGTGTTCGACGGCCACGGGGGCCGAGAGGCAGCGCACTTCGCCAGGGAGAATCTGTGGGAACTGCTGAAGAGGCAGCGGGGGTTTTGGTCGAAGGATCACAGTGAAGTGTGCGCTGCTCTTCGGAAGGGCTTCATCGCCTGTCACCATGCGATGTGGAAAGAGCTAC CGGAGTGGCCAAAGACCATCACTGGCCTGCCCAGCACATCAGGCACCACGGCCAGCGTGATCGTAATCCGTGGAGTTCACATGTATGTCGCCCATGTAGGGGATTCGGCAGTGGTAGTTGGAGTGAAGGAAAATGACTCTGATATCACACTCCAGGCTCTTGAAGTAACACAAGACCATAAACCTGAGCTTCctaaagaaaaagagaggattGAACGACTGGGTGGCAG TGTAATGAAGAAATCTGGCGTCAACCGTGTCGTGTGGAAGAGGCCCAGGCTGACCCATAACGGCCCAGTGAGGAGGAGCACCGTCATTGACCAGATCCCCTTCCTGGCTGTGGCCCGATCCCTCG GTGATCTGTGGAGCTACGATTTCTATAGTGGCGAGTTTGTGGTTTCTCCGGAGCCTGATACCACCGTGATGACCCTCGACCCCAAACGCCATCGCTACATCATCCTCGGCAGCGATGGACTATGGAATATGATGCCGCCCAAGAATGCTGTTAATATGTGTTATAGCCACGACAAAATGGTG GGACCAAAGGGAATGTCTTGCGCCCGCCGTCTGGGTTGCACCGCTCTGCTGTTTTGGAAAGAACGCATGCTCCGtgcagacaacacaacagttatCGTCCTGGCCCTCCAGGAGCGCGGAGGCCCACCTATACCTATGCATCGAGATGAGATTGTTGTCGACATGTCAACGGGAATCGACCACGTTCCGTACCCAGGAACTACTTATAACACGTGTGAGGTCCCGAAG GCGGAGCATGAGGATGACATGTTTTATGAAGAAGATGAGATATTTGGAGAAGAACATGAGGGATGGCCATGCCTGGAGTGGTAG
- the LOC119031020 gene encoding protein phosphatase 1D-like isoform X1: MDESVVFRMSAFSEQGGRKYMEDVVEIRIEYEPTPSPVEDYPKSQRHGGEGKAEGEPDKRTENETPDHDVPAETGPVSAMWVESLSNEDSGNNSAPASEGKVAEPTVDTRRSVAFFAVFDGHGGREAAHFARENLWELLKRQRGFWSKDHSEVCAALRKGFIACHHAMWKELPEWPKTITGLPSTSGTTASVIVIRGVHMYVAHVGDSAVVVGVKENDSDITLQALEVTQDHKPELPKEKERIERLGGSVMKKSGVNRVVWKRPRLTHNGPVRRSTVIDQIPFLAVARSLGDLWSYDFYSGEFVVSPEPDTTVMTLDPKRHRYIILGSDGLWNMMPPKNAVNMCYSHDKMVGPKGMSCARRLGCTALLFWKERMLRADNTTVIVLALQERGGPPIPMHRDEIVVDMSTGIDHVPYPGTTYNTCEVPKRSDASNAPSPFQDSCTTLEQAFGLYEAAFCATAQLLPDIDSVRAPLPPSDGSANVFEKQDSTTQMDCAASTPPSKRFRRSPHTPPELRGPPRRLGRSSNKGLPEETPHSNVQSEQAHKTDNGEKGSSEDCGILPQHHNSALCVC, from the exons ATGGACGAGTCCGTGGTGTTTCGTATGAGTGCATTCTCCGAGCAAGGAGGGAGGAAATACATGGAGGATGTTGTCGAGATAAGAATCGAGTACGAACCGACGCCGTCGCCAGTCGAAGATTATCCAAAGTCGCAGAGGCATGGGGGAGAGGGGAAAGCCGAGGGCGAACCCGACAAACGGACTGAAAATGAGACACCGGACCACGACGTTCCCGCCGAGACCGGACCGGTCTCTGCTATGTGGGTAGAGAGCCTGTCGAATGAGGACAGCGGCAACAACAGTGCGCCGGCATCCGAGGGAAAAGTCGCGGAGCCTACAGTCGACACCCGGAGGTCTGTGGCGTTTTTCGCCGTGTTCGACGGCCACGGGGGCCGAGAGGCAGCGCACTTCGCCAGGGAGAATCTGTGGGAACTGCTGAAGAGGCAGCGGGGGTTTTGGTCGAAGGATCACAGTGAAGTGTGCGCTGCTCTTCGGAAGGGCTTCATCGCCTGTCACCATGCGATGTGGAAAGAGCTAC CGGAGTGGCCAAAGACCATCACTGGCCTGCCCAGCACATCAGGCACCACGGCCAGCGTGATCGTAATCCGTGGAGTTCACATGTATGTCGCCCATGTAGGGGATTCGGCAGTGGTAGTTGGAGTGAAGGAAAATGACTCTGATATCACACTCCAGGCTCTTGAAGTAACACAAGACCATAAACCTGAGCTTCctaaagaaaaagagaggattGAACGACTGGGTGGCAG TGTAATGAAGAAATCTGGCGTCAACCGTGTCGTGTGGAAGAGGCCCAGGCTGACCCATAACGGCCCAGTGAGGAGGAGCACCGTCATTGACCAGATCCCCTTCCTGGCTGTGGCCCGATCCCTCG GTGATCTGTGGAGCTACGATTTCTATAGTGGCGAGTTTGTGGTTTCTCCGGAGCCTGATACCACCGTGATGACCCTCGACCCCAAACGCCATCGCTACATCATCCTCGGCAGCGATGGACTATGGAATATGATGCCGCCCAAGAATGCTGTTAATATGTGTTATAGCCACGACAAAATGGTG GGACCAAAGGGAATGTCTTGCGCCCGCCGTCTGGGTTGCACCGCTCTGCTGTTTTGGAAAGAACGCATGCTCCGtgcagacaacacaacagttatCGTCCTGGCCCTCCAGGAGCGCGGAGGCCCACCTATACCTATGCATCGAGATGAGATTGTTGTCGACATGTCAACGGGAATCGACCACGTTCCGTACCCAGGAACTACTTATAACACGTGTGAGGTCCCGAAG cggaGTGATGCATCAAATGCTCCCTCCCCCTTCCAAGACAGTTGCACAACTCTGGAGCAGGCATTTGGGCTGTACGAAGCAGCTTTCTGTGCCACCGCACAGCTCTTACCTGACATAGACTCTGTGAGGGCCCCGCTGCCCCCCTCAGACGGTTCGGCGAATGTTTTCGAAAAGCAAGACTCGACAACCCAAATGGACTGCGCTGCCTCCACTCCTCCGTCGAAAAGGTTTCGCCGTTCTCCGCACACCCCCCCAGAACTCAGAGGTCCTCCCCGTCGGCTCGGCCGGTCCTCCAACAAAGGCTTGCCCGAGGAGACGCCTCATAGCAATGTACAAAGTGAACAAGCCCATAAAACTGATAATGGGGAAAAAGGCTCATCCGAGGACTGCGGCATCCTACCACAGCACCACAACTctgccttgtgtgtgtgctga